A window from Brachionichthys hirsutus isolate HB-005 chromosome 4, CSIRO-AGI_Bhir_v1, whole genome shotgun sequence encodes these proteins:
- the lrrtm4l2 gene encoding leucine-rich repeat transmembrane neuronal protein 4 encodes MELSSTGLCCPLLVGELQLISLTNAGTKSPMSDWRLPCLLLQAALLPLLAEGDRMCPASCRCEGKMVYCESGVFQDLPENLGGGCQGLSLRYNGLRVLLPHQFAHLNQLVWLYLDHNAIAAVNALAFHGVRRLKELILSSNQIARLHNNTFSAVPNLRNLDLSDNQLQRLQPGHFSGLRKLQRLHLRSNGLKQILTRTFLECRSLEFLDLGYNRLRSVSRTTFLGLFKLRELHLEHNQFSRMNFFVFPRLTNLQALYLQWNRIRSISQGAPWTWRKLRKLDLSGNEIQILDPAVFQSMPNLEILNLESNKLSGVSEEAVAAWTSLSTISLAGNAWDCSPGICPLMGWLSRIRDVKDISMICSGPKSAQGERVVDVARNHSTCMDVFSTAGSTSSRAVDVPPPPSPPSPPSPPTPPDHSESTPSQVSPSATDSETAMRSTSAPGPPASLVPELPFEHMAFHKIMAGSVALFLSLSLILLVIYVSWRRYPDAVRQLQQNAVNHKRRKKVLKQEQDLNAQLQEYYLSYHANPEAGEARPCTCTISGSIECEV; translated from the exons ATGGAGCTAAGCTCGACCGgactctgctgccctctgctggtgggaGAACTGCAGCTCATCTCCCTGACGAATGCAGGCACAAAAA GTCCGATGTCGGACTGGAGGCTTCCgtgtctcctcctgcaggcagcTCTCCTGCCGCTGCTCGCCGAGGGGGACAGGATGTGTCCGGCGAGCTGTCGCTGCGAGGGAAAGATGGTTTACTGCGAGTCGGGCGTCTTCCAGGACCTCCCGGAGAACCTCGGCGGGGGGTGCCAGGGCCTGTCCCTGCGCTACAACGGCCTGCGGGTCCTGCTGCCCCACCAGTTCGCCCACCTCAACCAGCTGGTCTGGCTCTACCTGGACCACAACGCCATCGCCGCCGTCAACGCCCTGGCCTTCCACGGCGTGCGCCGGCTCAAGGAGCTGATCCTCAGCTCCAATCAGATCGCACGGCTGCACAACAACACTTTCAGCGCCGTTCCCAACCTCAGGAATCTGGACTTGTCCGACAATCAGCTCCAGCGCCTGCAGCCGGGACATTTCTCCGGCCTGCGTAAGCTGCAGCGCCTCCACCTCCGATCCAACGGGCTGAAGCAGATCCTCACTCGGACCTTTCTGGAATGCCGCAGCCTGGAGTTCCTGGACTTGGGATACAACCGCTTGCGGAGCGTCAGCCGGACCACGTTCCTGGGCCTGTTCAAGCTGAGGGAACTCCATTTGGAGCACAACCAATTCTCCAGGATGAACTTCTTCGTTTTCCCCCGACTGACCAACCTCCAGGCGCTTTACCTGCAGTGGAACCGCATCCGGTCCATCAGCCAAGGCGCGCCGTGGACCTGGCGCAAGCTCCGGAAACTGGACCTGTCCGGAAATGAGATCCAGATCCTGGACCCAGCGGTTTTCCAGAGTATGCCAAACCTAGAAATACTCAACCTGGAATCCAACAAGCTCAGCGGCGTGTCCGAGGAAGCGGTGGCGGCGTGGACGTCGCTGTCCACCATCAGTCTGGCGGGGAACGCCTGGGACTGCAGCCCCGGAATCTGTCCTCTTATGGGATGGCTCAGCCGGATCCGGGACGTCAAAGACATCAGCATGATCTGCAGCGGTCCCAAGTCGGCGCAGGGCGAACGAGTCGTGGACGTGGCGAGGAATCACTCGACCTGCATGGATGTGTTCTCCACAGCGGGGTCCACTTCCTCCCGGGCCGTGGACGTCCCGCCTCCCCCGTCCCCTCCGtcccccccgtctccccccaCACCGCCGGATCACTCCGAGTCAACCCCCTCTCAAGTCAGCCCGAGTGCGACTGACTCGGAGACCGCGATGAGGTCCACGTCAGCGCCCGGACCGCCTGCGTCCCTCGTCCCCGAGCTGCCGTTCGAGCACATGGCGTTCCATAAAATCATGGCGGGCAGCGTGGCGCTGTTCCTGTCGCTGTCGTTGATCCTCCTGGTTATTTACGTGTCGTGGAGGCGCTACCCCGACGCCGtgaggcagctgcagcagaacgcCGTCAACCACAAACGCAGGAAAAAGGTCCTCAAGCAGGAGCAGGACCTGAACGCTCAGCTGCAGGAGTACTACCTGAGCTACCACGCCAACCCGGAGGCGGGCGAGGCGAGGCCGTGCACCTGCACCATATCGGGATCCATCGAGTGCGAGGTCTGA